ACTGGCTTTATGCCGACGGCCGCCCCGTGATCCACCTCGTCGATTCGACGGTACCGGGTCACTCGGGTCGTGTGACGCCGCGCATCGACCACCTCGCGTTCCGTCTCGACGACGGCGCGCAGTGGCAAGCGCTGCTCACGCGACTGGAAAAGGCCGGCGTCGCCTATCAGACCGCCGATGTGCCGCTTTCGGGTGAAGTGCAACTGTTCGTCGCGCTGGCATCGTCCGTCGTCATCGAGTTCGTGACGGCGGCGCGCCATGTCCGGCGCGCGTCCTTCTGAATCGTCGTCTGGAGCTTTCCATGCCCATTCCCTTGCTTGCGCTCGCGATCAGCGCGTTCGCCATCGGCACCACCGAGTTCGTCATCATGGGCTTGCTGCCCGACGTGGCGAAAGATCTTGCCGTCTCGCTTCCTTCCGCCGGGTTGCTCGTCAGCGGCTACGCGCTCGGCGTCGCCGTCGGTGCGCCGCTGCTCGCCGTCGTCACCAGCAAGATGCCGCGCAAGCTCGCGCTGCAACTGCTGATGGGCGTGTTCATTGTCGGCAATGTATTGTGTGCGATCGCGTCCGACTATTCGGTGCTGATGATCGCGCGCGTCGTGACGTCGTTCGCGCACGGCTCGTTCTTCGGCATCGGCGCGGTGGTGGCCGCGTCGCTGGTGCCGCAGGAAAAGCGTGCAAGCGCAATCGCGCTGATGTTCACAGGCCTCACGCTGGCGAACGTGCTCGGCGTGCCGTTCGGCACGTTCATCGGCCAGCAGTTCGGCTGGCGCGTCGCGTTCTGGATCGTCGCCGCGTTCGGCGTGCTGTCGCTGGCAGGCGTCACGGCGCTCGTGCCGAATCGTCACGACACGGGTCCGGCGGGTCTCGGTCACGAAGTGCGCGTGCTGAAGGACCCGCAAGTGTGGATCGCGCTGACGATGACGGTGCTCGGCTTCGGCGGCGTGTTCGTCGTGTTCACCTACATTGCGCCGATTCTCGAGCAGGTGAGCGGCTTCACGCCGCACGGCGTGACGCTGATTCTGGTGCTGTTCGGCGTCGGTCTCACGGTCGGCAACACGATCGGCGGCAAACTGGCGGACCGGTCGCTGATGCCCTCGCTGATGGGGATTCTGATCGCGCTCGCCGTGGTGATGGCCGTGTTCGCGCACACCAGCCATTCGCAGATCGCAGCAGCCGTCACGGTGTTCATCTGGGGAGTCGCGGCGTTCGCGACCGTGCCGCCGTTGCAGATGCGCGTGGTCGAGAAGGCGAAAGCTGCGCCGAATCTGGCGTCGACGCTCAACATCGGTGCGTTCAACGTGGGCAACGCGGGCGGCGCGTGGCTCGGCGGGCTGGCGATCAGCCATGGCTACGGACTCGACGCGTTGCCCTACGTGGCTGCTCTCGTCGCGCTGGCCGCGTTGGCACTGACATGGATTGCGGCGCGGATGGATGCGCCCGCCGCTGTCGTCGCGCGGGATGTGCGCGAGCGGGTTTGAGTCTCGCGAGCGCGCGCTCGCGCTTCATATGATGTTTCCGATGCCCACGCAGCGATGCGTGGGCATCGGTCTTTGCGTCTTATGCCGATGAAGTCCGCGCGCCCGCGAACGCACGCTAACGCCGACGCTGCGTGCTGAACGCATCGCACGCCAGCGCATAAGGGTCCTCTGCGATCGTGATAACAGTGTGAAGATAACTTCGTTGGGCGCGCGAAAACCGGGTGCTAGTCTTGCCTCCACTAGTGCTTGCTCCGCACCGATGCGGGGCTTCTGGAGGTCATCATGCAGTCACCGCTTGCGCTCGTGCGCGACCGCGCGTCCGAAGGTCACGACGCAGCCCATGACGATACGCGTTCCTCGGATTTCGACGCGCTCGAACACCGCGTCGGCGTGAACCTCGCGCGGTTGCGCGCGGAGCGTCAGTTGTCGCTCGATGCTTTGGCCCGTGCGTCGGGCGTGTCGCGCGCGATGCTCGCGCAGATCGAGTCGGCGCGCAGCGTGCCGTCGATCAAGGTGCTGTGCAAGGTCGCGGCGGCGTTGAAGGTGTCGGTCGCGGCGTTCCTGCGCCAGCATGCCGTGAACGGCTTCGAGCATTTGCCGGCGGATCGCTCGGCGCGCGTCGTCACGTCGAATGGGCGTTACTGGACGCGTGCGTTGCATCCCGATGCGGAGCCGTCGACCGCGGAGTTTCACGAGCTGCGTATCGCGCCGCTCCATACCGAGCCTGGCACGCGACGGGCGCCGGGGACGACGGTGAATCTCGTCGTCAGCGTGGGCACGCTCGAAGTCAGCGTGCACGACCGCCGCCAGTTGCTGGCAACGGGGGATTCGATCGTCTTCGACGCCGACCAGCCGCACAGCCTGCGCAATCCCGGCGACACGGAAGCGCGTGCGTTTCGCGTGACCGTGAATGCGGAGACGCCGCCGCGCTGGGATGTGCCGCACGATGCACCGCACGCGCACGCGCATTCCGAAGGCTGAAACATGAAGCACGCGCTGGCTGCACGCCATGCGCGGTTGTTGTATGCTCTGCGAGCCGGATCGATCCGGTAATCAGTACGTCTTCAGGGCGGGGCGAAAATCCCCACCGGCGGTATGCAGGCGGCGCTTCACGAAGCGCGAGTCTGCGAGCCCGCGAGCGCCTGCGTTGTGGTTTGAGTTGCAGGGTCAGCAGATCTGGTGAGAAGCCAGAGCCGACGGTTAGAGTCCGGATGGAAGAAGATGTGCAGATAGTCATCTGAGTCTCCTGTCGACCGGGTTGGCGCATGTGCGCTTTACTTTGGTCCTGTGCGGAATGGCCGCTGCCGTGCTGCTCGTTGCGAGCGGCGCGCGAATGCGCTGTCCATTCGTTGCATGGCAGCCGCTTGCGGCTCGCGGGACGCGTTTGTCTGTTTGCAATGCCCTGAAACGTTTTTCGCCCACACTCTTGCGAGGAGCGTTTCACATGTCCGCTGTATCTGCATCCGTATCTGCGTCTGCTGCATTTGTTTGGCCTGCGCCGTCTGTCGTCGCTGAGGACGCATCCGCCGATCTTCCCCTGCTTGCCACCGAACCCATTCCGCCGCGCATCGCCGCCGCGCTCGATGCGTTGCGCGAGGGCCGTGCCGTTGTGCTTCAGGACGATCACGATCGCGAGAACGAGGCCGATCTCATCATGTCGGCCGAGCGCATGAGCGTCGAGATGATGGCGCTGTTTATCCGCGAGTGCAGCGGGATCGTGTGTCTTTGCCTGACTGACGACAAGGTGCGCGCGCTCGAATTGCCGCCGATGACCGCACATAACGAAAGCCGCAACACGACGGCGTTCACGGTGTCGATCGAAGCGCGTGAAGGTGTGTCGACGGGTGTGTCTGCCGCTGACCGGCTCACGACGATTCGTGCCGCGATTGCTGATAACGCGAAGCCTGCGGACATTGTGCGTCCGGGTCACGTGTATCCGTTGCGCGCGATGCCGGGCGGGGTGTTGGCGCGGCGCGGGCATACGGAAGGGACTGTCGATCTCGTGACTTTGGCGGGGCTGAAGCCCGCTGGGGTTTTGTGCGAGCTGATGAATGCCGATGGCACGATGATGCGAGGGGCCGATGTCGAGCGTTTCGCCGCTCTGCACGATATGCCGATGCTTACTATCGCGGAACTGGTTGAGTTTCGGCGCGCGATGGCCTTCGCGCGGGAGGCTTGTTTCGAGGTTTGAGGTTTTTTTGTTTTGTTGTCTGCGACGCTGGGTGGTCTGCTTGTGTTTGCGCTGGCATCCGCGATTCGTTAGCGTGCTTCAGGCGTCGCCCCTGTGCGGGGCGGCACCTACTTTTCTTTGCCGCCGCAAAGAAAAGTAGGCAAAAGAAAGCGGCTCACACCGCCAACATTTCTTCTTGCCTGAGGGCCCCCAACCGGTCTTACGCCTCACACGGCAACGCACTTGTTCGCGTGTGTTGCCAACGCGCTGAATGAACGCGTCACCTGCTTCAAATTCCTATACAACGGCTGGCGGCAGCGAATGGTTTCTGCCGCCCAGGTGGCAAACTGTGTGTAGGTTGTCGCGTCGTATAGCGTGGCGCTCTTACATGGTGGTGCGCGTGCGCTATCGGTCCGAAGTGGGGCGCGCGTGTCTCTACGGCCTACACACAGTTTGCCACCTGGGCGGCGGCGGAATATCTGGCACGGTGTGCCGCAACGCGGGCGCGTGGAGTAGGTGAGGCGCTCTTTCAATGCGCTGGCAACGAACATGGGTCACGTGATTGCCGTGTGAAGCGTAAGACCGGTTGGGGGCCCTCAGGCAAACACAAAAACTGGCGGTGTGAGCCGCTTTCTTTTGCCTACTTTTCTTTGCGGCGGCAAAGAAAAGTAGGTGCCGCCCCGCACAGGGGCGACGCGTGAAGCACGCTAACGAATCGCGGATGCCAGCGAAAAACACTAGCAAACCAACACCAGCGAC
The DNA window shown above is from Paraburkholderia sp. PGU19 and carries:
- a CDS encoding VOC family protein, which codes for MHLDHATIVTPDLDATRRFFVDVVGLEEGARPPFGVGGYWLYADGRPVIHLVDSTVPGHSGRVTPRIDHLAFRLDDGAQWQALLTRLEKAGVAYQTADVPLSGEVQLFVALASSVVIEFVTAARHVRRASF
- a CDS encoding MFS transporter; the protein is MPIPLLALAISAFAIGTTEFVIMGLLPDVAKDLAVSLPSAGLLVSGYALGVAVGAPLLAVVTSKMPRKLALQLLMGVFIVGNVLCAIASDYSVLMIARVVTSFAHGSFFGIGAVVAASLVPQEKRASAIALMFTGLTLANVLGVPFGTFIGQQFGWRVAFWIVAAFGVLSLAGVTALVPNRHDTGPAGLGHEVRVLKDPQVWIALTMTVLGFGGVFVVFTYIAPILEQVSGFTPHGVTLILVLFGVGLTVGNTIGGKLADRSLMPSLMGILIALAVVMAVFAHTSHSQIAAAVTVFIWGVAAFATVPPLQMRVVEKAKAAPNLASTLNIGAFNVGNAGGAWLGGLAISHGYGLDALPYVAALVALAALALTWIAARMDAPAAVVARDVRERV
- a CDS encoding XRE family transcriptional regulator, giving the protein MQSPLALVRDRASEGHDAAHDDTRSSDFDALEHRVGVNLARLRAERQLSLDALARASGVSRAMLAQIESARSVPSIKVLCKVAAALKVSVAAFLRQHAVNGFEHLPADRSARVVTSNGRYWTRALHPDAEPSTAEFHELRIAPLHTEPGTRRAPGTTVNLVVSVGTLEVSVHDRRQLLATGDSIVFDADQPHSLRNPGDTEARAFRVTVNAETPPRWDVPHDAPHAHAHSEG
- the ribB gene encoding 3,4-dihydroxy-2-butanone-4-phosphate synthase — protein: MSAVSASVSASAAFVWPAPSVVAEDASADLPLLATEPIPPRIAAALDALREGRAVVLQDDHDRENEADLIMSAERMSVEMMALFIRECSGIVCLCLTDDKVRALELPPMTAHNESRNTTAFTVSIEAREGVSTGVSAADRLTTIRAAIADNAKPADIVRPGHVYPLRAMPGGVLARRGHTEGTVDLVTLAGLKPAGVLCELMNADGTMMRGADVERFAALHDMPMLTIAELVEFRRAMAFAREACFEV